The genome window CGCGGGCGTAGACCTGCATCTTGCGCCCACGGTCGATCTCGCCCGTCGAGGGAGAGATCACCTCGCACACCCAGTCGGGCGCCAGCTCGAATCCCGCCACGTCCGGTACGGTGGGCATCCGCTCGCGGCGCCAGCCCGCCAGGTCGGGGACGAGCACGTCGTGGCGGAGGTGCAGCTCGGGCTCGAACAAGATCCACCAGCCCCCCGGGAGGTCACCACCGCTCGGCTCGTCCCCGAAGCTCCCGATGACAGCGGCGCCCAGCATCGACGACGCCAGCGCGTGGGGTGAGGCCGGCCGCGGGCTCGCGAAGAGATCCCCGTCGATGATCTCGGCCACCATGTGGTCAGGGAGCGCGCAGAGGTCGTCGTAGGTGGCGTTGCGCTTCACCAGCGGCACGAGGCCGAGGATAGCACGGGGTCGGGGCGCCGGACACGCGGCCACGTCTGCGGCTCCGCGCCGGTTCACGCAATCCTCGCTGAATGCTTTCGATCGCATCACTCCGAGCCCTCCCGCACCATCGCGTCGCTCTGAGACACCACAGTTCCGCCGGCACCATGAATGAGAATGACGGGTGGGGCGAGGTGGCGGAGCGGGCATCTCCGGCGACGAATAGCCAGCCTGCTACTTTGCCTTGGTCTTTGCCGATGGAGAGAGCCGGCCAAGCGCTTGCGGCGACACGCGCCGGGCGCGTGGCGATCGCCATCGAGCGCCACCGGCGGCAGCGCGGGAAGCTCCCGGCCTCCCTCACCGACGTGGCGTCCCCACTGCCCGTGGATCCGTTCACGGGTCGCGAGCTGCTGTACCAGCGAGTGGAGAACGGTTTTGTCGTCTCCAGCAGCGGTCCGATGCAAGCCTC of Deltaproteobacteria bacterium contains these proteins:
- a CDS encoding Uma2 family endonuclease — encoded protein: MRSKAFSEDCVNRRGAADVAACPAPRPRAILGLVPLVKRNATYDDLCALPDHMVAEIIDGDLFASPRPASPHALASSMLGAAVIGSFGDEPSGGDLPGGWWILFEPELHLRHDVLVPDLAGWRRERMPTVPDVAGFELAPDWVCEVISPSTGEIDRGRKMQVYARERVGHLWIVDPILRTLEVYRLEDGRWIVASTHAGTEQIRAEPFEAVALDMRRWWREQ